One region of Brassica napus cultivar Da-Ae chromosome A10, Da-Ae, whole genome shotgun sequence genomic DNA includes:
- the LOC106372631 gene encoding auxin-induced protein 15A-like, translating to MMKKSKLITKAWKQMSSRIAKHRASTENLHIPHDVPKGHLVVYVGKEEESYKRFVIKITLLHDPTIRALLDQSKDEAYDDFTSGDSKLCIPCDEILFLEVLRCASPR from the coding sequence ATGATGAAGAAGAGCAAGCTGATCACAAAGGCATGGAAGCAAATGTCTAGCAGAATAGCCAAACATCGGGCTTCCACCGAGAACCTTCATATACCACATGACGTACCAAAGGGACACCTAGTGGTGTACGTAGGCAAAGAAGAGGAGAGTTACAAGAGGTTCGTGATCAAGATCACGTTGCTTCACGATCCCACCATCAGGGCTTTGCTTGATCAATCAAAAGACGAAGCTTACGATGATTTCACTTCCGGAGATTCTAAGCTTTGTATCCCTTGCGATGAAATCCTCTTCCTCGAGGTCCTCCGTTGCGCTTCTCCCCGTTAG
- the LOC106372630 gene encoding adenosine kinase 2-like yields the protein MSSSNYDGILLGMGNPLLDISAVVDEDFLTKYDVKLNNAILAEEKHLPMYDEMSSKFNVEYIAGGATQNSIKVAQWMLQIPGATSYMGSIGKDKYGEAMKKDATAAGVNVHYYEDESAPTGTCGVCVVGGERSLIANLSAANCYKVEHLKKPENWALVEKAKFYYIAGFFLTVSPESIQLVSEHAAANNKVFTMNLSAPFICEFFKDAQEKFLPYMDFVFGNETEARTFSKVHGWETEDVEQIAIKISQLPKATGTYKRTTVITQGADPVVVAEDGKVTKYPVIPLSKEKLVDTNGAGDAFVGGFMSQLVKGKSIEECVKAGCYASNVVIQRSGCTYPEKPDFN from the exons ATGTCATCCTCTAACTACGATGGAATCCTTCTCGGAATGGGCAACCCACTCCTCGACATCTCTGCCGTCGTCGACGAGGACTTTCTCACCAA ATACGACGTCAAGCTGAACAATGCGATTCTCGCCGAGGAAAAACATTTGCCCAT gtaTGATGAGATGAGTAGCAAGTTCAATGTTGAATACATTGCCGGAG GTGCTACTCAGAACTCTATCAAAGTGGCTCAG TGGATGCTTCAAATTCCTGGGGCAACCAGTTACATGGGTTCCATTGGAAAGGACAAATACGGTGAGGCTATGAAGAAGGATGCTACAGCTGCTGGTGTCAAT GTTCACTACTATGAGGATGAGTCAGCACCTACTGGAACTTGCGGTGTCTGTGTTGTTGGTGGAGAGAGGTCGCTTATTGCCAATCTTTCAGCTGCTAACTGCTACAAGGTTGAGCACCTTAAGAAGCCTGAAAACTGGGCATTGG TTGAGAAGGCCAAGTTCTACTACATTGCTGGATTCTTCCTCACGGTGTCTCCCGAATCCATTCAGTTGGTATCTGAGCACGCTGCTGCTAACAACAAG GTGTTCACAATGAACCTCTCTGCTCCATTCATCTGTGAATTCTTCAAAGATGCGCAGGAGAAGTTCTTGCC GTACATGGACTTTGTTTTTGGCAATGAGACAGAGGCAAGAACCTTCTCCAAGGTTCATGGCTGGGAG acCGAAGATGTGGAACAAATAGCCATCAAGATTTCACAGCTTCCCAAGGCCACCGGAACATACAAGAGGACCACCGTGATTACACAGGGCGCAGACCCAGTGGTTGTTGCTGAAGATGGAAAGGTCACGAAGTACCCTGTGATCCCTCTCTCGAAGGAGAAGCTTGTTGACACCAACGGTGCAG GTGATGCATTTGTGGGAGGATTCATGTCACAGTTGGTGAAAGGGAAATCGATTGAGGAGTGCGTGAAGGCCGGATGCTACGCGTCTAACGTGGTGATCCAAAGATCTGGCTGCACTTACCCTGAGAAGCCCGACTTCAACTAA
- the LOC106403500 gene encoding isocitrate dehydrogenase [NAD] catalytic subunit 5, mitochondrial translates to MTMAATFAKRLIGSRSSQILGTVNSTSTATTRAFCSSTTPITATLFPGDGIGPEIAESVKKVFTTAGVPIDWEEHFVGTEIDPRTQSFLTWESLESVRRNKVGLKGPMATPIGKGHRSLNLTLRKELNLYANVRPCYSLPGYKTRYDDVNLITIRENTEGEYSGLEHQVVRGVVESLKIITRQASLRVAEYAFHYAKTHGRERVSAIHKANIMQKTDGLFLKCCREVAEKYPEITYEEVVIDNCCMMLVKNPALFDVLVMPNLYGDIISDLCAGLVGGLGLTPSCNIGEDGVALAEAVHGSAPDIAGKNLANPTALLLSGVMMLRHLKLNEQAEQIHRAIINTIAEGKYRTADLGGSSTTTDFTKAICDHL, encoded by the exons ATGACCATGGCAGCAACCTTCGCGAAACGTCTAATCGGAAGCCGATCGAGCCAGATCCTCGGGACTGTGAACTCCACCTCAACCGCAACCACTAGGGCTTTCTGCTCGTCCACCACTCCAATCACCGCAACCTTGTTCCCCGGCGATGGAATCGGCCCCGAGATCGCCGAATCCGTCAAAAAg GTGTTTACAACGGCCGGTGTGCCGATTGATTGGGAAGAACACTTCGTTGGGACCGAGATAGATCCGAGAACGCAGAGTTTCTTAACCTGGGAGAGTCTCGAATCCGTGCGCAGAAACAAAGTCGGTTTGAAAGGGCCAATGGCGACTCCGATCGGGAAAGGTCACCGTTCTTTGAATTTGACTCTTAGGAAAGAGCTGAATCTATACGCCAATGTTAGGCCTTGCTACAGTCTTCCTGGCTACAAGACTCGTTACGATGATGTGAATCTCATCACCATTAGGGAGAACACTGAGGGAGAATACAGTGGGCTTGAACATCAg GTTGTTAGAGGTGTGGTGGAGAGTCTTAAGATCATTACACGTCAGGCGAGTTTGAGAGTTGCGGAGTATGCTTTTCACTATGCTAAGACTCATGGGAGAGAGAGGGTTTCTGCTATTCACAAAGCTAACATTATGCAGAAAACTGATGGTCTTTTCCTCAAG tgttGTCGTGAGGTTGCTGAGAAGTATCCTGAGATCACTTACGAGGAAGTAGTCATTGACAACTGCTGTATGATG CTTGTGAAAAACCCAGCACTGTTTGATGTGTTGGTGATGCCAAACCTGTACGGTGACATTATCAGCGACTTGTGTGCTGGATTGGTTGGAGGACTAGGATTGACTCCAAG TTGTAATATAGGAGAAGATGGAGTGGCCCTTGCTGAAGCAGTTCACGGTTCTGCACCTGATATCGCTGGAAAG AACTTGGCAAACCCAACAGCATTGCTACTGAGTGGAGTGATGATGTTGCGTCACCTGAAGCTGAACGAACAAGCAGAACAGATCCACAGAGCAATCATCAACACCATAGCAGAGGGAAAATACAGAACCGCGGATCTTGGAGGAAGTTCGACCACCACGGACTTCACAAAGGCAATCTGTGACCATCTCTGA
- the LOC106436021 gene encoding ethylene-insensitive protein 2 has translation MSVKGSLIYLYNSVYNRMEGEAVSVRPPQQGFVQRVVPALLPVLLVSVGYIDPGKWVANIEGGARFGYDLVAVTLLFNLAAILCQYVAARISVATGRNLAQICNEEYDKWTCMFLGVQAEFSAILLDLTMVLGVAHALNLLLGVELSTGVFLAAMDAFFFPVFASFLENGMANTVSICSAGLVLFLYVSGVLLSQSEIPFSMNGVLTRLNGESTFALMGLLGASVAPHNFYIHSYFAGGSTSSSDADKSSLCQDHLFAIFCVFSGLSVVNYVLMNAAANVFHSTGLVVLTFQDAMSLMEQVFGSPLIPLVFLMLLFFSSQITALAWAFGGEVVLHDFLKIEIPSWLHRATIRILAVAPALYCVWTCGADGIYQLLIFTQVLVAMMLPSAAIPLFRIASSRQIMGVHKISQVGEFLALATLLGFLGLNVVFVVEMVFGNSDWAGGLRWNTLTGTSVQYTTLLVSSCASLCLMLWLAATPLKSASNLVEAQIWNMDVQNALSYPSVQEEETGKLETRQDEEESAVQQLESRVKDQLDTTSVTSSVYDLPDNILMTDQKIRSSPLEESKLDVKVSASQLTSFGEISDVKEQTVLQSTVINEVTDDKDLVVETKMAKIEPTSPVEKTVSMENNIKFIAKDVEGVSWETEEATKAASPASNFPAVVSDGPPSFRSLRSEEGGSGTGSLSRLQGLGRAARRHLSAILDEFWGHLYDFHGQLVAEARAKKLDQLFGADQKSPSPVKVDSFVRDNTSSGYCMSPTTKGLESQMNSSLYDSLKQQRTPGSIDSLYGLQRGSSPSSSPLVNRMQMLTAYGNTPNNNNAYELSERRYSSLRAPSSSESREHQQPATIHGYQIKSYVDNLAKERLEALQSRGEIPTSRSMALGSLSYTQQLALALKQKSQNGLTPGPAPGFENFAGSRNVSRQSERSYYGVPSSGNTDSVNAVVANEKKYSSMPDISGLSMSARNMHSPNNKSGYWDASTGGGGAGYSASSYGRLSNESSSLYSNLGSRVGVASGYETISQSRGGYRDAYTLPQSATTGTGSLWSRQPFEQFGVAERNGAVGEEVRNRSAPINIDNNNNASTVDAEAKLLQSFRNCILKLIKLEGSEWLFGQSDGVDEELIDKVAAREKFIYEAETREAGHMGEPQVSSVPNCGDGCVWRADLIVSFGVWCIHRVLDLSLMESRPELWGKYTYVLNRLQGVIEPAFAKLRTPMTPCFCLQIPASHQRASPPSASNGMLPPAARPAKGKCTTAVTLLDLIKDVEISISCRKGRTGTAAGDVAFPKGKENLASVLKRYKRRLSNKPGGMSQDGPGSRKSLNAAASAYGPMG, from the exons ATGAGCGTTAAAGGGAgtctaatttatttatataactcG gTATATAATAGGATGGAAGGTGAAGCTGTGAGTGTGAGACCTCCTCAGCAAGGGTTCGTCCAGCGAGTGGTTCCTGCTCTGTTACCAGTCCTTTTGGTCTCTGTCGGATATATTGATCCTGGAAAATGGGTTGCGAATATCGAAGGAGGTGCCCGTTTTGGGTATGACTTGGTGGCAGTTACTCTGCTCTTCAATTTAGCTGCCATCTTGTGTCAGTATGTAGCTGCTCGAATCAGCGTTGCAACTGGTAGAAACTTAGCTCAG ATCTGCAATGAAGAATATGATAAGTGGACGTGCATGTTCTTGGGCGTTCAGGCGGAATTCTCTGCAATTCTACTCGACCTTACCATG GTTTTGGGTGTTGCACATGCACTTAACCTTCTCTTAGGGGTGGAGTTATCCACTGGAGTGTTTTTAGCCGCCATGGACGCATTTTTCTTCCCTGTTTTCGCCTCTTTCCTT GAAAATGGGATGGCAAATACAGTATCCATTTGCTCAGCAGGCCTGGTTTTATTTCTATATGTTTCTGGTGTCTTGCTGAGTCAGTCGGAGATCCCATTCTCTATGAACGGTGTGTTAACTCGCTTAAATGGAGAAAGCACATTCGCACTGATGGGTCTTCTTGGAGCAAGCGTCGCCCCTCACAATTTTTATATCCATTCTTATTTTGCCGGG GGAAGTACATCTTCGTCGGATGCCGACAAGAGCAGCTTGTGTCAAGACCATTTGTTCGCCATCTTTTGTGTCTTCAGCGGACTTTCAGTTGTGAATTATGTACTGATGAATGCAGCAGCAAATGTGTTCCACAGTACTGGCCTTGTGGTACTGACATTTCAGGACGCCATGTCACTGATGGAGCAG GTATTTGGGAGCCCACTCATTCCGTTGGTCTTTTTGATGCTCTTGTTCTTCTCTAGTCAAATCACGGCACTAGCTTGGGCTTTCGGTGGAGAAGTAGTCCTGCATGACTTCCTGAAGATAGAAATACCTAGTTGGCTTCATCGTGCTACAATCAGAATCCTTGCAGTTGCTCCTGCCCTTTATTGCGTGTGGACATGCGGTGCAGACGGTATATACCAGCTACTTATATTCACCCAGGTCCTCGTGGCGATGATGCTGCCGTCCGCTGCAATACCGCTGTTCCGCATTGCCTCGTCCAGGCAAATAATGGGTGTCCATAAAATTTCACAGGTTGGGGAGTTCCTTGCACTTGCAACGCTTTTGGGGTTTCTGGGTTTGAATGTCGTTTTCGTTGTGGAAATGGTATTTGGGAACAGTGACTGGGCTGGCGGTTTGAGATGGAACACCTTGACGGGCACCTCTGTTCAGTACACCACTTTGCTTGTATCGTCTTGTGCATCCTTATGCCTGATGCTCTGGCTTGCAGCTACGCCGCTGAAATCTGCCAGTAACCTAGTAGAAGCTCAGATATGGAACATGGATGTTCAAAATGCTTTATCTTATCCATCTGTTCAAGAAGAGGAAACTGGAAAACTTGAAACAAGGCAGGATGAAGAAGAATCGGCAGTGCAGCAGCTGGAAAGCAGGGTAAAAGATCAGTTAGATACTACGTCTGTCACTAGCTCGGTCTATGATCTGCCAGATAACATTCTAATGACGGATCAAAAAATCCGTTCGTCTCCTCTAGAGGAAAGCAAGTTGGACGTGAAAGTCTCCGCCTCTCAACTTACTAGTTTTGGGGAAATTTCAGATGTGAAGGAACAGACGGTTTTGCAGTCAACGGTGATCAATGAGGTTACTGATGATAAGGATTTGGTTGTTGAAACAAAGATGGCAAAGATTGAACCGACGAGTCCTGTGGAGAAGACTGTTAGCATGGAGAATAATATCAAGTTCATTGCAAAGGACGTTGAAGGAGTTTCATGGGAAACAGAAGAAGCTACTAAAGCTGCCTCCCCTGCAAGCAACTTTCCTGCTGTTGTATCTGACGGTCCACCTTCATTCCGCAGCCTAAGAAGCGAGGAAGGGGGAAGTGGTACCGGAAGCCTTTCCCGGTTGCAAGGTTTGGGTCGTGCTGCTCGACGACACTTGTCTGCGATTCTTGATGAGTTTTGGGGACATTTATATGATTTTCATGGGCAATTAGTTGCTGAAGCCAGGGCAAAGAAACTAGACCAGTTGTTTGGCGCTGATCAAAAGTCACCCTCTCCTGTGAAAGTGGATTCTTTTGTAAGGGACAACACTAGCAGTGGATATTGCATGTCACCAACAACAAAGGGATTGGAATCACAGATGAATTCGAGTTTGTATGATTCACTGAAGCAGCAGAGGACACCTGGAAGTATCGATTCTTTATATGGACTACAAAGAGGTTCATCACCGTCATCATCACCGTTGGTCAACCGTATGCAGATGTTGACTGCATATGGTAACACTCCCAATAATAATAATGCTTATGAATTGAGTGAAAGAAGATACTCCAGCCTGCGTGCTCCATCGTCCTCAGAGTCTCGGGAACACCAACAACCAGCTACAATTCATGGATACCAGATTAAGTCCTACGTTGACAATTTGGCAAAAGAAAGGCTTGAAGCTTTACAGTCCCGTGGAGAGATCCCAACATCTCGATCTATGGCCCTGGGTTCTTTGAGCTACACACAGCAACTGGCTTTAGCCTTGAAACAGAAGTCCCAGAATGGTCTAACCCCTGGACCAGCTCCTGGGTTTGAGAACTTTGCTGGGTCTAGAAACGTATCGCGACAATCCGAAAGATCTTACTACGGTGTTCCATCTTCTGGAAACACCGATTCTGTAAACGCAGTAGTTGCTAATGAGAAGAAGTATAGTAGCATGCCAGATATATCTGGATTGTCTATGTCAGCAAGGAACATGCATTCGCCAAACAACAAGAGTGGGTACTGGGATGCATCaactggaggaggaggagcaggGTATAGCGCTTCTTCGTATGGTCGGTTAAGCAATGAATCATCATCATTATATTCTAATTTGGGGTCAAGGGTTGGAGTAGCCTCAGGTTATGAAACCATTTCTCAGTCAAGAGGAGGCTACAGAGATGCATATACGTTGCCACAGAGTGCAACAACAGGGACTGGATCGCTTTGGTCTAGACAGCCCTTTGAGCAGTTTGGTGTAGCGGAGAGGAACGGCGCTGTTGGTGAGGAAGTCAGGAATAGATCAGCTCCGATAAATatagacaacaacaacaacgctTCTACCGTCGATGCGGAGGCTAAGCTTCTTCAGTCGTTCAGGAACTGTATACTGAAGCTTATTAAACTGGAAGGATCGGAATGGTTGTTTGGGCAAAGCGATGGAGTCGATGAAGAACTGATTGACAAGGTAGCTGCAAGAGAAAAGTTTATCTATGAAGCTGAAACGCGAGAAGCGGGTCACATGGGAGAGCCACAGGTTTCATCGGTTCCTAACTGTGGAGATGGTTGCGTGTGGAGAGCTGATTTGATTGTGAGCTTTGGAGTTTGGTGCATTCACCGTGTCCTTGACCTGTCTCTCATGGAGAGTCGTCCTGAGCTCTGGGGGAAGTACACTTACGTTCTCAACCGCCTTCAG GGAGTTATAGAACCGGCGTTCGCAAAGCTGCGGACACCGATGACACCATGCTTCTGCCTTCAGATTCCGGCGAGCCACCAAAGAGCGAGTCCGCCTTCAGCTTCCAACGGAATGTTACCTCCAGCTGCAAGACCAGCCAAGGGAAAATGCACAACAGCAGTCACACTTCTTGATCTAATCAAAGACGTTGAGATATCAATCTCTTGTAGGAAAGGCCGGACCGGTACGGCTGCTGGAGACGTGGCTTTCCCAAAGGGGAAAGAGAATTTGGCTTCTGTATTGAAGCGGTATAAGCGTCGGTTATCGAATAAACCGGGAGGTATGAGTCAGGATGGACCCGGTTCGAGAAAGAGCCTGAATGCTGCAGCTTCCGCGTACGGACCAATGGGTTGA
- the LOC106436013 gene encoding laccase-11-like, whose protein sequence is MKMIRYPSFLFLFLYLLGFLGQSPVDAAVKKYQFDVQMKNVSRLCNAKPIVTVNGMFPGPTVYAREGDRVIINVTNHVQYNLSIHWHGLKQYRNGWADGPAYITQCPMQTGQSYVYDFNVTGQRGTLWWHAHILWLRATVYGAIVILPQPGKPYPFPQPYQETNIVLGEWWNGDVETAVNQANKLGAPPPMSDAHTINGKPGPLFPCSEKHTFVVEVEADKTYLLRIINAALNDELFFGIAGHDMTVVEIDAVYTKPFTTKFILLGPGQTTNVLVKTNQSPNRYFMAAGPFMDAPVTVDNKTVTAILQYKGVPNTIIPILPKLPSPNDTSYALDYNQKLRSLNTPNFPALVPLKVDRRLFYTIGLGINACPTCVNGTNLAASINNITFVMPKTALLKAHYFNIPNVFRTDFPDRPPKPFNYTGVPLTANLGTSTGTRLSRVKFNTTIELVLQDTNLLTVESHPFHLHGYNFFVVGTGVGNFDPKKDPAKFNLIDPPERNTVGVPTGGWAAIRFRADNPGVWFMHCHLEVHTMWGLKMAFVVENGNTPELSVLPPPKDYPSC, encoded by the exons ATGAAGATGATCCGGTACCCCagttttctctttctcttcttgtaTCTTCTTGGGTTTCTTGGCCAATCTCCGGTGGATGCAGCGGTGAAGAAGTACCAATTCGAT GTTCAAATGAAGAACGTAAGCCGGTTATGCAATGCTAAACCGATTGTCACTGTCAACGGAATGTTCCCTGGACCAACGGTTTACGCAAGAGAAGGTGATCGAGTCATCATCAACGTCACCAACCATGTACAATACAACTTGTCCATCCATTG GCATGGGCTTAAACAGTACCGGAACGGTTGGGCAGATGGTCCAGCATACATAACTCAATGTCCGATGCAGACCGGACAGAGTTATGTTTATGATTTCAACGTAACCGGACAACGTGGGACTCTCTGGTGGCACGCACACATCCTCTGGTTACGAGCCACCGTGTACGGAGCTATCGTTATCTTGCCTCAACCAGGAAAACCGTATCCTTTCCCACAACCATACCAAGAAACCAACATAGTCCTCG GAGAGTGGTGGAACGGAGACGTTGAGACGGCGGTTAACCAAGCCAACAAGCTGGGCGCACCGCCTCCGATGTCGGATGCTCATACCATAAACGGAAAGCCCGGACCGCTCTTTCCATGTTCagagaaac ACACGTTCGTGGTGGAGGTGGAAGCAGACAAAACATACCTTCTAAGAATCATCAACGCAGCGCTAAACGACGAGCTATTCTTCGGTATTGCAGGCCACGACATGACCGTGGTGGAGATCGATGCAGTCTACACTAAACCGTTCACAACAAAATTTATTCTACTCGGACCAGGTCAAACCACAAACGTTCTAGTCAAAACCAACCAGTCTCCAAACCGTTACTTCATGGCAGCTGGTCCATTCATGGACGCTCCAGTAACCGTAGACAACAAAACCGTAACCGCGATTCTTCAATACAAAGGCGTACCAAACACGATCATACCGATTCTACCAAAGCTTCCTTCGCCTAACGACACATCGTACGCTTTGGACTATAACCAAAAGCTCAGAAGCCTCAACACGCCAAACTTTCCAGCTCTTGTTCCTTTAAAAGTCGACCGTAGATTGTTCTACACGATCGGTCTAGGCATCAACGCGTGTCCGACATGTGTGAACGGGACAAATCTCGCAGCTTCGATAAACAACATCACATTCGTTATGCCTAAAACTGCTCTCTTGAAAGCTCATTACTTCAATATCCCGAACGTTTTCAGGACGGACTTCCCTGATAGACCGCCTAAACCGTTTAACTATACCGGTGTCCCACTCACGGCTAACCTTGGAACTTCTACGGGGACTAGACTGAGCCGAGTTAAGTTCAATACGACAATTGAGCTTGTTTTGCAAGATACCAATCTCCTAACCGTTGAGTCACATCCTTTCCATCTCCACGGCTATAACTTTTTTGTGGTTGGAACTGGTGTTGGAAACTTTGATCCCAAGAAAGATCCGGCTAAGTTCAATCTCATTGACCCCCCTGAGAGAAACACAGTTGGAGTACCTACTGGTGGGTGGGCTGCCATCAGATTCAGAGCTGATAATCCAG GTGTTTGGTTTATGCACTGTCACTTGGAAGTCCACACAATGTGGGGTTTGAAGATGGCTTTTGTCGTCGAGAACGGGAACACACCTGAGCTTTCCGTTCTACCACCGCCTAAGGATTATCCGTCCTGTTAA